Proteins encoded in a region of the Stieleria neptunia genome:
- the mutM gene encoding bifunctional DNA-formamidopyrimidine glycosylase/DNA-(apurinic or apyrimidinic site) lyase translates to MPELPEVETMRRGISPIVGQRIRAAERPPCERKPIVFEPAIGPFDRRVRGRRITGIDRLGKRVIIELENAQAIVIEPRMTGLVLLSDPPGPEHLRLRLILDGDAAAEMLFWDRRGLGTVRLLTADQLRRDVRDRLGPDATRITAEQLRENLRHSRRVIKVALLDQAAVAGIGNLYAAEILFVAGVDPRTRCDKLSRPQWERLHAGIGLVLGEAIEHEGSTLSDGTYRNALNNEGSYQNYHRVYDRAGLGCGRCSVGKIRRIVQGQRSTFFCPICQRKTGRHGSVGEIEVSRSVAEAVQS, encoded by the coding sequence ATGCCTGAATTGCCTGAAGTTGAAACGATGCGCCGTGGGATCTCGCCGATCGTGGGGCAGCGGATTCGTGCCGCCGAGCGGCCGCCTTGCGAGCGCAAGCCGATTGTGTTTGAGCCCGCGATCGGACCGTTTGATCGGCGGGTTCGCGGGCGGCGGATCACCGGCATCGATCGGCTGGGCAAACGCGTGATCATTGAATTGGAAAACGCGCAAGCGATCGTGATCGAACCGCGGATGACGGGGCTGGTGCTGTTGAGCGATCCGCCGGGGCCGGAGCATCTGCGTTTGCGGCTGATCCTCGACGGCGATGCTGCTGCGGAGATGCTGTTTTGGGATCGGCGTGGGCTGGGCACGGTGCGACTGCTGACGGCGGACCAATTGCGGCGTGACGTCCGCGATCGGTTGGGGCCTGACGCGACCCGGATCACCGCGGAGCAGCTCCGTGAAAATCTGCGTCACAGTCGCCGCGTGATCAAGGTCGCTTTACTGGACCAGGCGGCCGTGGCGGGGATCGGAAATTTGTACGCGGCCGAAATTCTGTTCGTCGCCGGGGTCGATCCACGCACCCGTTGTGACAAGCTGAGCCGGCCGCAGTGGGAGCGTCTTCATGCGGGGATCGGTTTGGTGTTGGGGGAGGCGATCGAGCATGAGGGCAGCACGCTGTCGGACGGGACGTATCGCAACGCGCTGAACAACGAAGGCAGCTATCAAAACTACCATCGGGTCTACGATCGGGCCGGATTGGGGTGCGGTCGCTGCTCGGTCGGAAAGATTCGCCGAATCGTCCAGGGCCAACGGAGTACATTTTTTTGCCCGATTTGCCAACGGAAAACGGGGCGACACGGCTCGGTGGGAGAAATCGAAGTTTCGCGATCGGTGGCTGAGGCGGTACAATCGTAG
- a CDS encoding DUF429 domain-containing protein, with protein MRFRRIAEAATRTVIGVDFSGAAESGKTAWIAELSAPVPLPLAAPASSRLANRSARFRLVSLQPLGRLAGGDDRDQVNRYLVDRIASQPKTFWGCDFPFGLPIELAIGDWRDQLSHASEFDGSAKQFGLSLVETTERALGTKHVRRTTDRETQTPFDCYHYRIIYQTFHGMRDVLAELAERPSVVVLPFQYAKANRGTASSILVEACPSSTLKRLELPHQRYKQSGGKPPEATHKRTRRTILKAVSQYVDISAHRRRVIMNDPGGDALDAVLAGLGAWLGFARADHAAIQTHPRYAREGFVYC; from the coding sequence ATGCGATTCCGCCGAATTGCCGAGGCGGCGACGCGGACGGTGATCGGTGTGGATTTCAGCGGCGCCGCCGAGTCCGGAAAAACGGCTTGGATCGCCGAGCTTTCCGCCCCGGTTCCGCTACCGCTGGCCGCCCCCGCCTCGTCGCGTCTGGCCAATCGCTCGGCCCGTTTTCGACTGGTGTCCCTGCAGCCCCTGGGGCGGCTGGCCGGCGGCGACGACCGCGATCAAGTCAATCGCTACCTGGTCGACCGCATTGCATCACAACCGAAAACGTTTTGGGGCTGTGATTTTCCGTTCGGATTGCCGATCGAACTGGCGATCGGCGATTGGCGGGACCAATTGTCGCATGCCAGCGAGTTCGACGGTTCGGCCAAGCAGTTTGGGTTATCGCTGGTCGAGACGACCGAGCGTGCGCTGGGAACCAAGCATGTTCGCCGCACCACGGACCGGGAAACCCAAACGCCGTTTGATTGTTATCACTACCGGATCATCTATCAGACGTTTCACGGCATGCGCGATGTGCTGGCGGAGCTGGCCGAGAGACCAAGTGTCGTCGTGTTGCCGTTTCAATATGCCAAGGCGAACCGCGGCACGGCATCCTCGATCCTGGTCGAAGCCTGCCCGTCGTCGACGTTGAAGCGATTGGAATTGCCGCACCAACGCTACAAGCAGTCCGGCGGAAAGCCACCCGAGGCGACACACAAGCGGACGCGGCGAACAATCTTGAAAGCGGTCTCGCAGTACGTCGACATTTCGGCGCATCGGCGACGCGTGATCATGAACGATCCCGGCGGCGACGCGCTCGACGCGGTGCTGGCCGGCCTGGGGGCCTGGTTGGGGTTCGCCAGAGCCGATCATGCTGCGATCCAGACCCACCCGCGCTATGCTCGCGAAGGGTTTGTGTATTGTTAG
- the trpB gene encoding tryptophan synthase subunit beta, producing the protein MSSAPSQQPATAAVPDAKGRFGEFGGRFVPETLTRALDQLAEEYELAKKDPEFQRELDGLLKTFVGRPSPFYHARRLSEAAGGAQIWLKREDLNHTGAHKINNTLGQALLTLRMGKTRVIAETGAGQHGVASATACAHFGLPCTVYMGAEDIRRQKPNVFSMRLMGATISPVESGSRTLRDAVNEAMRDWMSSVEHTHYIIGSVIGPHPFPMMVRDFQAVIGRETRDQSLDVFGKLPDCVVACVGGGSNAAGMFYPFIEDEGVRLVGVEAGGRGSNPGDHAAPMSFGSPGVLHGSYSYVMQDEDGQTCDVHSMSAGLDYPGVGPEHSYWKDTGRVDYIQCGDADAMDAFDKLARSEGIIAALETSHALAKAMKLAAEMPTTENLVVCLSGRGDKDAMEIARLRGEDF; encoded by the coding sequence ATGAGCAGTGCTCCTTCCCAACAGCCCGCGACGGCGGCGGTCCCCGATGCGAAAGGCCGATTCGGCGAATTCGGCGGCCGATTCGTCCCCGAAACCCTGACCCGCGCACTCGATCAATTGGCCGAAGAATACGAACTGGCCAAGAAAGATCCGGAGTTCCAGCGGGAACTGGACGGATTGCTGAAAACGTTCGTCGGTCGCCCCAGCCCGTTTTACCACGCCCGTCGCCTCTCTGAAGCCGCCGGCGGGGCCCAGATTTGGCTCAAACGCGAGGACCTGAATCACACCGGGGCGCACAAGATCAACAACACGCTCGGACAGGCGCTGCTGACGCTGCGGATGGGAAAAACTCGCGTGATCGCCGAAACCGGCGCCGGCCAACACGGCGTCGCCAGCGCGACCGCCTGTGCACACTTCGGATTGCCCTGCACGGTCTACATGGGCGCCGAAGACATTCGTCGACAAAAACCCAACGTGTTCAGCATGCGGCTGATGGGTGCGACGATCAGCCCCGTCGAATCCGGCTCGCGAACCCTTCGCGATGCCGTCAACGAAGCGATGCGCGATTGGATGTCCTCGGTCGAGCACACGCACTACATCATCGGCAGTGTGATCGGCCCGCACCCGTTTCCGATGATGGTCCGCGATTTCCAAGCCGTCATCGGACGCGAAACACGTGACCAATCGCTGGACGTGTTCGGCAAGCTGCCCGATTGCGTGGTCGCCTGTGTCGGCGGCGGCAGCAATGCGGCCGGCATGTTCTATCCGTTCATCGAAGACGAGGGCGTGCGATTGGTCGGCGTCGAAGCCGGTGGCCGTGGCAGCAACCCCGGCGACCATGCCGCCCCCATGTCCTTCGGATCGCCCGGCGTGCTGCACGGCAGTTACAGCTACGTGATGCAAGACGAAGACGGCCAAACCTGTGACGTGCACAGCATGAGTGCCGGTCTGGACTACCCCGGCGTCGGCCCCGAACACAGCTACTGGAAAGACACCGGCCGCGTCGACTACATCCAGTGCGGTGACGCCGATGCGATGGACGCCTTCGACAAACTCGCCCGCAGCGAAGGCATCATCGCCGCCCTGGAAACCAGTCACGCACTGGCCAAAGCGATGAAGCTGGCCGCCGAGATGCCCACAACCGAAAACCTGGTCGTCTGCCTGTCCGGCCGCGGTGACAAGGACGCCATGGAAATCGCACGACTCCGCGGTGAAGATTTTTGA